One stretch of Thermanaerosceptrum fracticalcis DNA includes these proteins:
- a CDS encoding ComEC/Rec2 family competence protein — MFTKSKCRLSVLLLIIYLISALLLGCTASREGVSPLPSPPVAKEGKLTVHFLDVGQGDAIFLRFPGGETLLVDGGPGDSGEAVVAYLKKAGVTKLTYLVATHPHEDHIGGLKDVLEAFPVETAYLPRVAHTSVTYTRFLSALEKNKVKVREAKAGVSMDLKQGVQAQFLAPVKDNYADLNNYSAVLRVTYGQVSFLLTGDAEKESEAHMLANGARLEAAVLKLGHHGSSSSTSPEFLRKVKPNYAIISAAKENDYGHPHKETLALLAREKIQTFWTALAGTIVMETDGQNLAVNKEAMNLNKYLPPSKPGDELDKLWVDSRGQGLIKGNVGNNGKVYHLPGGEYYSQVKAEAWFKTEREAQQAGFRKAQR; from the coding sequence ATGTTTACTAAAAGCAAGTGCAGGCTCAGTGTCCTTCTATTAATCATTTATCTTATATCTGCTCTCTTATTGGGCTGTACAGCTTCCCGGGAAGGCGTCTCACCCTTACCTTCACCTCCTGTAGCTAAAGAGGGTAAACTAACTGTTCATTTCCTGGATGTAGGGCAGGGTGACGCTATTTTTCTCCGTTTTCCCGGGGGAGAAACCCTCCTGGTGGACGGTGGGCCGGGTGATAGTGGTGAGGCAGTTGTGGCTTACCTGAAAAAGGCCGGAGTAACCAAACTCACTTACCTTGTGGCCACCCATCCCCATGAAGACCATATCGGGGGACTTAAGGATGTGCTGGAGGCATTTCCTGTAGAAACTGCCTATCTACCCAGGGTAGCCCATACTTCTGTAACCTACACCCGGTTTCTCTCTGCTTTGGAGAAAAATAAAGTAAAGGTGAGAGAAGCCAAAGCGGGAGTAAGTATGGACCTGAAGCAGGGGGTCCAGGCCCAGTTCCTGGCGCCTGTCAAAGATAATTATGCAGATCTCAATAATTACAGTGCTGTTTTACGTGTAACCTATGGGCAGGTATCCTTTCTTTTAACGGGTGATGCGGAGAAAGAATCCGAAGCCCATATGCTGGCTAATGGTGCAAGGTTGGAGGCTGCTGTTCTCAAGTTAGGGCACCACGGCAGCAGTTCCTCCACCAGTCCGGAGTTTCTCCGCAAGGTGAAGCCTAACTATGCCATAATCTCGGCGGCCAAAGAAAATGATTACGGGCATCCCCACAAAGAAACCCTGGCCCTTCTGGCCAGGGAAAAGATTCAAACCTTTTGGACGGCTTTGGCCGGTACTATTGTCATGGAGACGGATGGGCAGAACCTGGCCGTGAATAAAGAAGCCATGAATTTGAATAAATACCTACCTCCATCAAAGCCGGGTGATGAACTGGATAAGTTGTGGGTGGACAGCCGGGGACAGGGCCTCATCAAGGGTAATGTTGGCAACAATGGTAAGGTTTACCACTTGCCCGGCGGGGAATACTACAGCCAGGTTAAAGCCGAAGCCTGGTTCAAGACGGAGAGGGAAGCCCAGCAGGCCGGATTCAGGAAAGCTCAGCGGTAG
- a CDS encoding 4Fe-4S dicluster domain-containing protein, protein MYEILKDDFFLWLKGQLGQKEILAPRLKEEGYLFLPWDGEELELTGYTNTLKPVKDAFFPQWEALIRYRMDKGKSVQVMGENPATKPLILFGVRPCDARSILLLDRVFNGPKYKDQHYRERRENTFVISLACSEPASTCFCQDLGISPLAKEGSDILLVDLGDKFLALADTLEGEGILQERPFSPATPGSMDKFQALQGVSRQAAAASLVPEILSGELSQVFVLPLWDEIHQKCLNCGVCTYLCPTCHCFDISDEATDTEGRRVRSWDSCMFGNFTQHGSGHNPRPTGKERMRQRVLHKFKYFPENYLAVACVGCGRCVAKCPVNFDIREVLKRLGGMPG, encoded by the coding sequence ATGTATGAGATCTTAAAAGATGACTTTTTTCTCTGGCTCAAAGGGCAGTTGGGGCAAAAGGAGATTTTGGCGCCCCGTTTAAAAGAAGAAGGCTATCTCTTTTTACCCTGGGATGGTGAGGAGTTAGAGTTAACAGGCTATACCAACACCCTAAAGCCTGTTAAGGACGCCTTTTTCCCTCAATGGGAGGCCCTCATCCGCTATAGAATGGATAAAGGCAAGTCCGTCCAGGTTATGGGGGAAAACCCGGCCACAAAGCCCCTTATCCTTTTTGGAGTCCGGCCCTGTGATGCCCGGAGTATCCTCCTTTTAGACCGGGTCTTTAATGGGCCTAAGTATAAGGACCAGCATTACCGTGAGCGCAGGGAGAATACTTTTGTCATCTCCTTAGCCTGCTCAGAACCGGCCAGCACCTGTTTCTGTCAGGATTTGGGAATTAGTCCTCTGGCTAAGGAGGGTTCTGATATTCTCCTGGTTGACCTGGGAGATAAGTTTTTAGCCCTGGCCGATACCCTGGAAGGAGAAGGAATCCTGCAGGAAAGACCTTTTAGTCCGGCTACTCCCGGAAGCATGGATAAATTCCAGGCTTTACAAGGGGTCTCCCGGCAAGCGGCAGCCGCCAGCCTTGTTCCTGAAATTCTATCAGGTGAACTTTCCCAGGTATTTGTCCTCCCCCTTTGGGATGAGATACACCAGAAATGCTTGAACTGCGGCGTGTGTACCTATTTGTGTCCTACTTGTCATTGTTTTGATATCAGTGACGAGGCTACTGATACGGAAGGCCGGAGGGTGCGGAGCTGGGACAGCTGTATGTTTGGTAATTTTACACAGCACGGTTCAGGCCATAACCCTCGTCCTACGGGTAAGGAAAGGATGAGGCAGCGGGTCTTGCACAAGTTTAAGTATTTCCCGGAAAATTACCTGGCAGTGGCCTGTGTTGGTTGCGGCCGTTGTGTAGCCAAATGTCCGGTGAATTTTGATATTCGAGAGGTTCTTAAAAGATTGGGGGGGATGCCAGGATGA
- a CDS encoding 4Fe-4S dicluster domain-containing protein, whose protein sequence is MDKIILEIRDKAQELLETGQVEVVIGFTAGTLPGKSTPCFITRGEDCELLVWDEGCKNNLANYLVKEKRKAAIIVKGCDSRSLVNLLTENQLSRDRVVILGAPCPLTEGCEGCQIKSPVIYDYLVSGKAGKTGEDDFHDVKTFARLSPQERKEYFYKEVSKCIRCYACRNACPACYCRECFVENNLPQWVGKSTQLADNLIFHLTRALHVAGRCVDCGACQRACPMGVDLRILNRKMLLEVKELYQFEAGLKEEQELPLNTYDPGDPEPFLAGGGEA, encoded by the coding sequence ATGGATAAAATTATCCTGGAGATAAGGGATAAAGCCCAAGAATTGCTGGAAACAGGACAGGTAGAAGTAGTCATAGGTTTTACTGCAGGTACCCTGCCCGGTAAAAGTACCCCCTGTTTTATCACCAGAGGGGAAGATTGTGAGTTACTGGTCTGGGATGAGGGCTGTAAAAACAACCTGGCCAATTATCTGGTTAAGGAAAAACGCAAGGCGGCCATCATCGTAAAAGGGTGTGACAGCCGCTCCCTCGTTAATCTTCTTACGGAAAACCAGTTGTCACGGGATAGGGTCGTGATTCTGGGAGCCCCTTGCCCTCTCACGGAAGGCTGCGAGGGGTGCCAAATCAAGTCTCCTGTTATCTATGATTATCTGGTGAGCGGCAAAGCAGGGAAAACAGGGGAAGATGATTTTCATGATGTAAAAACATTTGCCCGGCTTTCCCCCCAGGAACGTAAGGAATATTTTTACAAAGAAGTATCCAAGTGCATCCGCTGTTATGCCTGCCGCAATGCCTGCCCTGCCTGCTATTGCAGGGAATGTTTTGTGGAAAACAACCTGCCCCAGTGGGTAGGAAAATCTACCCAGCTTGCTGATAATCTGATTTTCCACCTGACCCGTGCCCTTCATGTGGCGGGACGCTGTGTGGACTGCGGCGCCTGCCAGCGGGCCTGTCCCATGGGCGTGGACTTAAGGATTTTGAACCGCAAAATGTTGCTGGAAGTGAAAGAACTCTATCAATTTGAAGCAGGATTGAAAGAAGAGCAGGAATTGCCCTTGAATACCTATGACCCTGGGGACCCGGAGCCATTCCTGGCAGGAGGTGGGGAAGCGTGA
- the lipB gene encoding lipoyl(octanoyl) transferase LipB, with translation MKLLVALLGKMDYKEALSIQEHLLKLRQQDLIEDTLLLLEHPPVLTMGVRGSRSNIIIPEEVLKAQGVNIYQVNRGGDVTYHGPGQIVGYPILDLNKHGRDIPDFFRKIEETFIQLLKEEYGITAGRNSKYPGVWVGEEKITAIGCAVKRWVTMHGFAFNVNTQLEHFRWINPCGITDRGVTSLQKILGYPEELQKVNEQVVRYFCKIFNVQPEIIDKQKLYQITGRE, from the coding sequence ATGAAGCTGCTGGTGGCTCTATTAGGTAAGATGGATTATAAAGAGGCTTTAAGTATACAGGAACATTTATTAAAATTACGACAGCAGGATTTAATAGAAGATACGCTGCTCTTATTGGAACATCCCCCGGTATTGACCATGGGGGTAAGGGGGAGCCGCTCCAATATCATTATCCCGGAAGAAGTATTAAAAGCTCAGGGAGTTAACATATATCAAGTTAACCGGGGCGGGGATGTGACTTACCATGGTCCCGGCCAGATAGTGGGATATCCCATATTAGACCTCAACAAACATGGCAGGGATATACCCGATTTTTTCAGGAAAATTGAAGAGACTTTTATACAATTACTAAAAGAGGAATATGGCATAACTGCCGGTAGGAATTCTAAATACCCAGGGGTTTGGGTAGGAGAAGAAAAAATAACAGCAATTGGTTGTGCCGTCAAACGTTGGGTTACTATGCACGGTTTTGCTTTTAATGTTAATACCCAATTGGAACATTTCAGGTGGATAAATCCTTGTGGTATAACGGACAGAGGGGTAACTTCCTTACAGAAGATATTGGGATATCCTGAAGAGTTGCAGAAGGTTAATGAACAGGTAGTAAGGTATTTTTGTAAAATATTTAATGTACAACCAGAAATAATAGATAAACAAAAACTATACCAGATAACAGGGAGAGAATGA
- a CDS encoding DUF3006 domain-containing protein: MYAVIDKIEKNIAVLIWDDERKESYSLNDLPPDIREGDCLAGPPWKLDREETEKRRRINEERLNKLFEE, translated from the coding sequence ATGTATGCTGTGATCGATAAGATTGAAAAGAATATAGCAGTCTTAATCTGGGATGATGAAAGAAAAGAAAGTTATTCATTAAATGATTTGCCTCCTGACATCCGGGAAGGGGACTGCCTGGCAGGTCCTCCCTGGAAGTTGGACAGGGAAGAGACGGAAAAACGCAGGAGAATAAATGAGGAGAGGTTGAATAAATTATTTGAAGAATAA
- a CDS encoding hydrogenase iron-sulfur subunit produces the protein MKEPKIVAFLCNWCSYAGADLAGVSRLQYPPNVRIVRVPCSGRVDPLFILTALKHADGVLTAGCHPGDCHYTSGNLVARRKFALLKSLLDFVGVEKERVQFDWISAAEGNRFAARIKDVTEDVKGLEPWERWGGRQNG, from the coding sequence ATGAAGGAACCGAAGATCGTAGCCTTTTTATGTAACTGGTGCAGTTATGCCGGAGCTGACCTGGCAGGTGTCAGCCGCCTCCAGTATCCACCCAATGTAAGGATCGTGAGGGTGCCCTGCTCCGGCAGGGTTGACCCCCTGTTTATCCTGACGGCCTTGAAACATGCTGACGGTGTCTTGACCGCAGGCTGTCATCCCGGTGACTGTCATTACACCAGCGGCAATTTGGTAGCCAGACGCAAGTTCGCTTTGTTAAAAAGCCTGTTGGATTTTGTAGGAGTGGAAAAGGAAAGGGTCCAGTTTGACTGGATCTCGGCGGCCGAAGGAAACCGTTTTGCCGCCAGGATAAAGGACGTGACAGAAGACGTAAAAGGCCTGGAACCTTGGGAAAGATGGGGGGGAAGACAAAATGGATAA
- a CDS encoding Lon-like protease helical domain-containing protein, giving the protein MKQWELTPEQLKSACNCAAFPFETTAEVPPLEGIVGQERAVKAMEFGLKIRKHGYNIFISGFTGTGRNSYTQSLVKEVAMQEEIPWDWCYVYNFEKPDQPKALTLPPGLGVKFQNDMTQLVNQVKLNIPKALASEEYGKRKTMLYQSLQDRQAEIWNSLDEAAKKLGFALKNTEKGILTIPLNAEGKQMDEEEYKQLSREAIKEIEEKSKAINFLVLDAFKKIRDLEKEIHEQVERLESQLVIAAIGHLFENLKEEYSDFPPVGDFLEEVKKDILKTVVMQFQDNFPNPIT; this is encoded by the coding sequence ATGAAACAATGGGAATTAACTCCCGAACAACTAAAAAGCGCCTGTAATTGTGCTGCTTTTCCCTTCGAGACTACCGCAGAGGTACCGCCTCTGGAGGGAATAGTTGGCCAGGAACGGGCCGTCAAAGCCATGGAGTTTGGCCTAAAAATTAGAAAGCATGGCTACAATATCTTTATTTCTGGTTTTACGGGAACCGGTCGCAACAGCTATACCCAATCCCTGGTAAAGGAAGTGGCCATGCAGGAAGAGATTCCCTGGGACTGGTGCTATGTATATAATTTTGAAAAGCCTGACCAGCCTAAGGCGCTAACCCTGCCGCCCGGGCTGGGGGTTAAATTCCAAAATGACATGACTCAACTGGTTAACCAGGTAAAATTGAACATCCCCAAAGCCCTGGCTTCGGAGGAATATGGGAAAAGAAAAACCATGCTATACCAGAGCCTGCAGGACCGGCAGGCAGAGATTTGGAACTCCCTGGATGAGGCCGCGAAAAAATTGGGTTTTGCTTTAAAGAATACGGAAAAAGGAATATTAACCATTCCCCTCAATGCCGAGGGGAAACAAATGGATGAAGAAGAGTATAAACAGCTTTCCAGAGAAGCCATCAAGGAAATTGAGGAAAAATCCAAAGCCATTAATTTTCTGGTTTTAGATGCCTTCAAAAAAATCAGGGATCTGGAAAAGGAAATCCATGAGCAGGTGGAAAGGCTGGAAAGCCAGCTGGTGATTGCCGCTATCGGGCACCTGTTCGAAAACCTGAAGGAAGAATACAGCGACTTTCCTCCTGTGGGAGATTTTCTCGAAGAAGTAAAGAAGGATATTTTAAAAACAGTAGTTATGCAGTTTCAGGATAATTTTCCCAATCCCATAACCTAA
- the lipA gene encoding lipoyl synthase, translated as MHTRKPDWLKVRLRGAEKLTEVKEMLKRLSLHTVCEEANCPNIIECFGRKTATFMILGRICTRNCTFCNVTKGHVQAVDPEEPSHVAQAVKELNLKHVVITSVTRDDLPDGGAGHFARVIEQIKELNKKIVIEVLIPDFQGEYEALAKVVRAKPEIINHNVETVPRLYPAVRPKALYQRSLELLKNVKEMDDSILTKSGIMLGLGEEEQEVIHVLHDLREVDCDLVTIGQYLAPSSKHHPVVEYIHPEIFERYKELGMEMGFKYVASSPLVRSSYHAEQVSELMIR; from the coding sequence ATGCATACACGAAAACCTGACTGGCTAAAGGTAAGACTTCGAGGAGCAGAAAAGTTGACCGAGGTTAAAGAAATGTTAAAGAGGCTTTCCCTGCACACTGTGTGTGAGGAAGCCAACTGCCCAAACATTATAGAGTGTTTTGGCAGAAAGACGGCCACTTTTATGATCTTAGGCAGAATATGTACACGCAATTGCACCTTCTGCAACGTAACCAAGGGCCACGTGCAAGCAGTAGATCCGGAAGAACCCTCCCATGTAGCCCAAGCCGTTAAAGAACTGAATCTTAAACATGTAGTGATAACTTCTGTAACCAGAGATGATCTGCCTGATGGTGGTGCTGGTCATTTTGCCAGGGTTATTGAGCAAATAAAGGAATTAAATAAAAAGATTGTGATCGAAGTCCTTATCCCCGATTTTCAAGGGGAGTATGAGGCCTTAGCTAAAGTGGTAAGGGCCAAACCTGAAATAATTAACCATAACGTAGAAACGGTGCCCCGATTATATCCAGCGGTACGTCCAAAGGCTCTCTATCAACGGTCTCTGGAGCTGTTAAAAAACGTAAAAGAAATGGATGATAGTATATTGACAAAATCAGGGATCATGTTAGGACTGGGAGAGGAAGAGCAAGAAGTTATTCATGTCTTGCATGATTTAAGGGAAGTTGACTGTGACCTGGTAACTATAGGTCAATATCTGGCACCATCGAGTAAACATCATCCTGTGGTTGAATATATACATCCCGAAATTTTTGAGAGATATAAAGAATTGGGTATGGAAATGGGTTTTAAATATGTGGCCTCTTCTCCCCTGGTTAGAAGTTCATATCATGCGGAACAAGTGTCTGAATTGATGATTAGGTGA
- a CDS encoding FAD/NAD(P)-binding protein, which translates to MTCQCEIKNPYLPYQMEILEVIEENPEQDLKTFTLGFLNEDDNETFFYTPGQFAEISVFGTGEAPFGIASSPTEKGIVRFSVKKVGRVTTALHMLEKGDIVGLRGPLGNSWPLEKFAGKNLVIIGGGFAFTTLRSLVRYILDEENRKNYGNLTVVYGARNPGQLLYKEELQDWSARADIDIHLTIDRPVEGWWGKVGFVPAVTEQVVTSSENAVAVVCGPPVMIKFTLPVLKKIGFTSENIFTSLEMKMKCGIGMCGRCNIGNKFVCKDGPVFSMAELEKLPAEY; encoded by the coding sequence ATGACATGTCAATGTGAGATAAAAAACCCCTATCTCCCTTATCAAATGGAGATTTTAGAAGTCATCGAGGAGAACCCGGAACAAGATCTGAAAACTTTTACTTTAGGTTTTTTAAACGAAGATGATAATGAGACCTTCTTTTATACCCCCGGTCAATTCGCCGAAATCAGTGTTTTTGGCACCGGAGAGGCTCCTTTTGGTATTGCCAGTTCTCCTACGGAAAAAGGTATCGTACGCTTTTCGGTGAAAAAGGTGGGCCGGGTGACCACGGCTCTCCATATGCTGGAGAAAGGAGACATAGTAGGGTTAAGGGGGCCTCTGGGTAACAGTTGGCCTTTAGAAAAGTTCGCAGGTAAAAACCTGGTGATTATTGGAGGAGGCTTTGCCTTTACCACTTTACGTTCTTTAGTCCGTTACATCCTGGATGAGGAAAACCGGAAGAACTACGGAAATCTCACTGTAGTCTATGGCGCCCGCAATCCCGGCCAGCTTCTCTACAAGGAAGAACTGCAAGACTGGTCGGCACGGGCAGATATTGATATTCATCTTACCATTGACAGGCCTGTGGAGGGCTGGTGGGGAAAAGTAGGTTTTGTTCCTGCTGTTACCGAACAAGTAGTAACATCTTCAGAAAATGCCGTAGCTGTGGTCTGCGGGCCACCGGTGATGATTAAGTTTACCTTGCCTGTCCTCAAGAAAATTGGGTTTACTTCGGAGAATATCTTTACTTCCTTAGAGATGAAGATGAAATGCGGCATCGGGATGTGTGGCCGTTGTAATATCGGGAACAAGTTTGTCTGTAAAGATGGTCCCGTATTCAGTATGGCGGAGTTGGAAAAACTGCCTGCCGAATATTAA